Part of the Nostoc sp. ATCC 53789 genome, GAGTTAAATACCAAGGGAGCTAAAGCCAATATCACCATACTGATATATGCTAAAAGCCCAAACAAAGCTAACGGCTGACCAAAAATTGTTGCCCAAGGACTGGAAAGCACATCATTACAACCCTTAGCGCCAGCCTCTGCCACACAAGCTGCACTGCCTCCTGTTAACTTTTCTATGGTGAGATAACCTGTGATCAGGGCACCACATCCAGCGATCGCGGCAATCAATGGCCGTGACCATTTATGAATCCAAGGAGTAGAACGACGGCGAATCATAAATATTGGGGAATGGGGAATGGGGAATGGGGAATGGGGAATGGGGAATGGGAAATAATAATTAATTGTTCGCTTGCTCCCCCTACTCCCCACTCCCTACTTTCTAAGAATGTAACTTTACTTGTTCTGCTGATTTGCTTTCACCTTTGGAGTTCCAACTGCGACGCGCGGCTTCGACAAATTGACTGACGCGAATTGGATCAATTGGTTGCTCAATACGTCCGTGACGTTTCAGGGAACTGGAAACTATTACACCATCTGCTGCCTGCATCAATGTATCAATATTTTCCCAACTCGCCCCACTACCAATGAACACTGGCGTGCCAGCTGCTGCATCACAAGCTAGTTCCAAATCTTCTAAGTTAGGAGGGCTACCAGTAGCCCAGCCTGACAAAATCACCCCGTCTGCTAAACCCCTTTCAATGGTGTCTTTCACAGCGACTGTGAGATTTGGAGAACTCAAAGGACGGGCGTGCTTCACCAAAACATCGGCCAGAATTTTAACATCGCTGCCTAACTCCCGTCGATAGCGGAGTAGGTGATGGGCTTCTCCTTCAATTAATCCCTGATCGGTTGCCATTACTCCCGTGAGAACGTTGACGCGGATGAATTGCGCTTGCACACAGCTAGCGATCGCCATTGCACTTTTGCCGTCGTTTCGCAAAACATTTAAGCCTATAGGCAAAGTCACCAAGTTTTGTATCCGTTGCACCACAATGGTCATGGCACTCACAACCACGGGATCGACTTGGTTTTTGGTAAAGGGCGCGTCGAAAAAATTCTCCACAATCAGACCGTCAACCCCTCCGCTTGCAAGGGCCGCAGCTTCTTGTTCAGCTCGGTCAATCACCGCTTTTAGGCTACCTCCCCAACGGGGTGAGGTAGGCAGTGGTAGCAGGTGAACCACGCCAATAATCGGTGAGCGAGTTTTAAATAATTGATATAAGTCCACGTCTTTAATCCGCCTCGCGGAGTCCAGAGTCTAGAATTTTTTGACTATTGATTATATGACCCTTGACTCTTGACTTTTCATTAACTAGTCAAATGTGTTTTATGATAGTCGGTTTATTGCCTCCTTCCTCAGATGGAAATTGG contains:
- the btpA gene encoding photosystem I biogenesis protein BtpA — translated: MDLYQLFKTRSPIIGVVHLLPLPTSPRWGGSLKAVIDRAEQEAAALASGGVDGLIVENFFDAPFTKNQVDPVVVSAMTIVVQRIQNLVTLPIGLNVLRNDGKSAMAIASCVQAQFIRVNVLTGVMATDQGLIEGEAHHLLRYRRELGSDVKILADVLVKHARPLSSPNLTVAVKDTIERGLADGVILSGWATGSPPNLEDLELACDAAAGTPVFIGSGASWENIDTLMQAADGVIVSSSLKRHGRIEQPIDPIRVSQFVEAARRSWNSKGESKSAEQVKLHS